In Sander vitreus isolate 19-12246 chromosome 4, sanVit1, whole genome shotgun sequence, the genomic stretch tgctccctctagaggtctggagaacttccgttgtgtaatctggatgctgcgttttttttgttaaatttgttttcggggtttgtgtgcttttctttttgcattgttttttatttgcagtgcgtttatttatttggttgtgttgtgtgtatttgcagcgcgtttgctgaatgctgcacatgtgttgtcaaattaatgaagttgttttcttaatttgcttgtgttttgtctatttgcgtgtgttttcttaagttgcagggcgtttgcccctgtcggccaccgtatagAGGCCATATGAATGTTGtaggattaaaaaaagtaatacaattaCATAGCCTATAATGCTTTTTACCATAAACATAAGTCATGATCATAAATACCACCGAATAGCATGATGAAATTAAATTGGCCATGATTGTATTATTAAGTATGacacaatttaatttaattaggTTATATGTAGTGGAACAGTCGTTGAAGTGGGCTACAGTGAGTGTTAATGAGTGAGACAAACAGACATAGAGGTCTGAGTCAGACATGGTGCTCAGTATCCATTACATGCAATTCATTAGGAGGCGGTGCTTGAACCTGCCGGGACCTATATAAGCCTGCCACCCCCGCAGGAATGTCGGCATTGGATCCAGTTTTAAGGTCGGACTTAACCGCGTTGGGAATTAGCTGCAACCGTCAACATGCCGTCCAAGCCTGCCCCGATCAAGAAGGCGGCTAAGAAAGAACCAGccaagaaggaggaggagattgCTCCTGAGGCTGCTCCAGCCGAGGCCGCCCCGGCCGAAGCCGCCCCAGCCCCCGCTGAGGGGGAAGCTGCACCTACTGAGGCTGCTGCCCCTGCCGAGGGAGAGGCCCCTGCTGCCCCGCCAGCTGAGGAGCCCACCCCTCCACCCGCAGATGGTAATGCACCGAGCGCAGCGGCTCGTGAGCCACGAGTTACCCATTGTACAGCATACAGTTCatcttcattttatttctcagtgGATGAACCTTGGATTAATTGGTTAACCTTTTAATTAAAGCCGAAGTAGTCTGTTCACCTCATGGTAAGCCCGCGGTAACCTTTCCGCACGCGCGCACAGCGTGAAGGTGCCGTGCGCAAGGAGTTGTAGCCCTCGACGTAAAACGGAAAAAGCATGGTAACTGCTCAAACCGCCTGCTTGGATTCCTTCTCCAACACTGTGTGATGTTAACTTGTACAGTTGTTGCTAATATGCGTTTTTATAATCTACTTCAGTGAAAGCTCCACCAACaagcacacattaacacacctTAATATCTAGGTTATCAAGTTATAAAAACTGGTGAAGGTAGTGGCGCTGGTTTGCTGTCCATAGGCTATAACGTATATTAAcatctgtttatttaaaaaaaaacatctaacatCTAATATCTACATCAGCTGCTCCCACTGATGAGGCTGCTGCTCCCGTTGCTGCAGACCAGCCAGCCGCTGATGATACCTGAGAGGACTATCTCTGTGACCACCTAACTCACCCATTTCTGCtttccccttttttattttttaataattttaattaTTTCCAAATGTTATGCATCTACTGATTTCCTCTAACCTCTAATATCAGCTGCTGCGCCTGCTACAGAGGAAACACCGGCTGCTGCTGAGGCCCCTGCTGATGGTAAAACAGACTGATCAGTGTATTAACACAAATCTTATATACAAATTATTAAAACTTGAACCCCTTACACTAAAAGATAACTGCACTAATATCTAATGCCGATATCTTTTAACCACTAATATCAGCTCTCGCTACAGAGGAAACACCCGCTGCTGCTGAGGCCCCTGCTGATGGTAAAACAGACTATCAGTGTATTAACAAAGATCTTCTATACGAATTATTAAAACTTGATCCTCCTACACTAAAAGATAACTGCACTAATATCTAATGCTGATATCTTCTAACCTCTAATATCAGCTCCCGCTCCTGCTACAGAAGAAACACCCGCTGCTGCTGAGGCCCCTGCTGATGGTAAAGAACGGAGTGGAATGATGGACATTTTTATATAAGTTTAATTACATCTTGGAACAGTCCTTCTCCTACAGTACAGCCACACTAATATCTTCTAACCTCTAATATCAGCTGTCGCTCCCACAGAAGAAACACCCGCTGCTGCTGAGGCCCCTGCCGATGGTACAGAAATCACATGAGCCACCACACACATCTAACTTTATTACAGTTTGAATCTTCAACCTCGTACGTTAAAGCTAACGAAACTAACTACTTTAGGACACTTTGATCACAGTCTGCAGtctcaacacacacatcatctgTTTCGAACATGTCCCACCTGCTTAATGCACTAATTATTCACATCTAACATTTAATAATAGCTGCTGCCGCTCCAGCCGCAGAGGAAGGTGCTCCCGCTGCTGATGCCGAAGCACCTGCTGATGGTAAAACACAACATGTTCCTGTTcacttctctctctgcagtATCTGAGatgattttaatcatttttagaCAAACTGGATTAAAAGCACTTAAGTATATAGCATTGTAATGCGGAGAGCCGTAAGGTACACACAGTAACTGGATTTTATTTGATGCTGTAGCATCGCTCTGCTGATTACATGCTGCTAATAATATTGCAAATGCCTATTTAACAACAGCTGAAGCTCCTGCACCAGAAGAGCCTAAAGCGCCCACACCTCCACCACCCCCACCCAAAGGTAAAGGTCTATTCAGAAAGGATCTCAGAGTGATTTGATTTgactttcatctctcttttttttttttacagtggttATATAAAGAACTTCCTCATCTCTTATGAACCTCAATTTTGAATTGACTTCTGATTGGAATGACTTTGTGCATTGCTGCCTTTTGCAAATGTCAGTTgaataatctaataataattgactcatttttttttttgttggcatCTGTAGAGCCCACAAGTGCCCCAGTGGATCTGTTTGTTGAGGATAAGAATGACACTTCAGTCACCATCATTTGGAGCCAGCCAGAGGTCGTCGGCGATTCCGGTCTGGATGGATACCTCATTGAAGTCTGCAAGGATGGAAGTAAGTCCTGCATTTGCTTTCCACCAGGTGCACTGAATGCCGGCATGTGCACGAAAGGGGTTTTGGATTATTAATAcactgtgacaaaaatgtcagctgACCTataaatttagttttttacagAAAGTATCATCCTATCTCTAAtctgtatatctatctataatgCTATCTTTACTGTTTAAACGCTTTTTAAATACACCCAGGAATGTGTTAAATTGCTGTTTTAATGTGGGTCAGCCATATCTGTTACAGCTGTCCCCGAAGTGTCACTCCCAGAGTTATATCGTGAGCTACCTAACTTCTCCCTACAAGGAAAGAGGCATTTCAGGAGTTGCTGTGGTCTTGCTGGAGGTTCTGCTTTTAGACTAACAGCCCTAAGCTCATATCAGCAGCAGTTCAATGCATGCTCGATTTAGAAGACAGGGCAAGGAAGCAACAGCAATTTCATGTCTAATACTACAAAGATAATTTGTGTCAAACATAATCACTCTAGTTCCGGTACAGAGCTGCACAACAAGCTGTGCTAACTTAACTTAATGCTGTATGAATTAGatgttttcctctctgtctgcctgcactTTTCACAGTCAGCACGCTCTATGATCAGTCTTCATCCTATAATATTAAGATGAACAAGAGctcggccttcattttgtcTAATCTCCCCATTCAGCTGAGGACTGGAAAGCAGTCAATGAGGATCTGCAGAAGTCCTGCCGCTACGTTATCAAGAACCAGACCACCGGTGACCGTCTGAAGATCCGTGTGGTGGCTGTGAATGCTGGCGGCCGCAGCCCACCTGTCGCCCTCCCCGAGGCTGTCCTGGTGAAGGAGGTCGCTAGTAAGAAGTGTGCAAGATCCATTTCAGCACAGAACATAACTCAACATATAGTAATAAGCACAAGAAATAACTACTTCCTTTGTTATTTTGCCACTTTATCACAAACCAATGTCACTTAAGataaactttattgatcccacacaTAGAAATTGAAGTGTCACAGCAGCTAAATGAATTACAAGAACAGATGCATCATATACGTAagcgttaaaaaaaactaatagaaTGCTATATACAATAGGAGCAGTAAACAGTGGAAAAAATGCTTCCCAAATGGGTCAGTTAATATACAAAACAATTACGAGCAGGGCCATTAAATGCAGAATAGTAAGAAaactattataataatatatgcaCAATTACATCATCTACTAAATATTAAAAACTACATACaccatacatacaaacatagtACCTACAAAGTGTATTGAAACACAATAACCATGAATGAGTGACATGTTGTGTGTAAAATGTCATAATTAGgacattttctttattaattCTTTTAAATATGGTTCTCAAAATGTTGGCCTCAGGTATGACATGCATCTGGATCTTAACTTCACCATGACAAACATTAAAATCAAATCGCAAACAAtcggtttatttttttaagacaaataaatctttacttaaaaTTGGGGTTTGTTACGTTAGGACACATCATAGACTGAGTTTCCAAGTAATCTTATGGGATTAAGTTTTATCTCACATGCTACATGATTATCTTAATTCATCTGTAAAGATGAATAAATATGTGACTATACTATTTGACAAAGGTCTGGACTGAACTTCATAGAGCCATTTATTAAAGGGGAGTTGTAAATTGCAGGAGTCAAACTGAAGCAGCTCAGCAATGTTTTCGTCTCAGCTGTCCGTGTCCCGTTGGCACATACCTGCAGTGTTAACGGTATAAAACTGAGGCCTTCTCACTCGTTTCCACTTTGACTTGAAACACTGATCCACCTAACCACAATGTCATAATTATGCACTTGTTAAGTAGATGGGTTTTATTGATGCCGTACACCTTACAGTGTtaatcatagacagtatatctAAAGTGATGAGCGGTAAAATGACGATTCGACCCGAGGGCCTTAAAGAAGGAGCTACGTTACTTCTTCTCGCTTGAACAGGGCGGAATGGCAACTTGATCCCAGCCAGCAATATTTTAATTCTCACACGTCCATGTTCACCCTCATGTTCGCCATAGCAGGCATTCCACCACATACAGAAACCACTCATGAATGGTTTCCGACAAAATGACCACCTAGCTTTGGAAAAAATAGCTGGCATGTCCCCGCCATTAACCCAGATTGTTCTGAGGAGGGGTTGGCATTGCATTGTGATCTCTGCTAGGATTCCTACAGAGGGGGAGCATGAAGATTGATGGTGACAAGCGATCTGACTGCAAGCAGGTGGGGGCTGTGGGGCAGGAGAAGGGGGTGGATGGTAAATTCCAGTGGGTGGGGGCTGGGGGTGGTGGATATGGAACTAACTTCTCAGGTGACACCCAAATCTAATGACACTTCCAGAGAGTCCCTGTTTATTTTGAAACATGCCACAGACTTTACAGGGAGAATATTTGTTAAACCTAATCCTCTCTGAGTCAAGTGATAAGACCCTTAACATGCCGTATATATGTGTTCTAACATACAGATGCACAtctcactttttttccttttttacacTAAATCATTTATGTTCCAGTTTGTTTCCTAATCAGTTGCTTCCCTGCTTAATTTATCTACGATTTGAATCCACTTTGACATGAGTTTCAGTAACTGAATCTCCCGATCATGCGTCATGAGGGGAGGTGATATACTACAGTACGCTTTCTTTATTTAGAGTCCTGACAAATGTTGCTTTGCTGGACTCAGCAGGTGGTGCCTCTCACCAAATCACTTTTACAAATGAGCCTCAGCAAAGATCCTTCTGAGGCATGGTATCATTTCAAACGTCACAGTGGCTAACTAtcagtgtcattttctttttaggATGATTTATTGGGCTTTTTACAAGCTTATACACAgtgaggggagaggagggaagtATAGATGAGCCACCAGGGCACCTCACGCCTGTGATATTCTCACACttctttatatttaaaatgatttacattCCCTACATGCAAGTTTTACAGCTCTACTTTTTCAATTTCCTGTGTTATTTCCATTTAATTTGTCCCAATAAGGCAATTGTATGTGTCAACACGCACATAGGACAACAGACTAAAATGAACTAAGGGGAAAAaaccacacatacatatgcattcacataaacatacataaatactAACTACCCTGATTTCCATGGGTTCCTGTCCCTGACAATATTACGTGCAACTTCTAATTTTATTTACCCTTATTATAATCTATAAGTCCTACTTTTCCAATCTTCTGCGACTGCGAGTAGACAGATGCAAAGCAAAAGGGATAAACGACTTTTATAACCAGTTAAAGCCCATACATACCCTGATGGCACCAGTGAAAATCCCCTGGCCAACATGGGCTTAGACCAGCTCAGTGGCTTTATCGATTTCTTTAGGATTTGTGGgccacaaaaaaacagaaaaacccTTTGTTTCACTCCCAAAATCTCTTTACAGATCCTAACAATCCTTTTCAGGCTGTATCTTGTCATCACTGTTCCTCCGCTGATGCTATAATAATCGTTGGTTGTGTTTGGCTCTAGATCGTCCCAAGGTCCGCCTGCCACGTTTCCTCAGGCAGAGATACGTCGCTCACGTTGGAGAGAAGATCAACCTGAGCATCCCCTTCACAGTAAGCTGAAGATGACTGTATCATCCTGTAAATGCACGATAAATTAAACTACAGAACTCCTCACAATTCACTGTCTgagatatattttttgtttgtcaccAGGGTAAACCCAAACCTGTAGTCAGCTGGACAAAGAATGGGCAGCCCCTGGACACAAAGAGGGTGAACATCCGCAGCACTGATAGAGACAGCATCCTGTTTATCCGTACATCCGAGAGAGAGGACTCTGGCGTGTATGAGATGTGTGTGAAGGTGGAGGACTTCGAAGACAAGGCTTCACTCATCCTTCAAATTGTTGGTGAGCAAAATGTTGCATCAAACAGAGGGAAATATAATTACTGTGTTCAAGAGACGGTGAAGCATAATATGTGGAAGATTAgttgtatgtatttaaaaagtGTTGGTTGTTCACAGAGCTGCCGGGGCCTCCCGCCAGTGTGAAGATTGTGGATACCTGGGGCTTCAATGTTGCTCTGGAATGGACTGCACCCAAAGACAATGGAAACACAGAAATCACAGGTTACACAGTCCAGAAGGCTGACAAAAAGACTGGAGTAAGTTTTTCAGTATCAAAGGGTGTCTGTCTGTAAGGTCATAATAAATTATACATGTGGATGTTATCACTAGGAAGATCAACCCCCCCCGatacattacacacagtaaATCTTGAATCCTtaaaacctcctcctgttgtgtgtctgcaggACTGGTTCACTGTGTTGGAGCATTACCACAGACTGAATGCCACTATCTCTGATCTCATCATGGGCAACGTCTACAAGTTCAGAGTGTTTGCTGAAAACAAGGTTGGAGTAAGTGAGAGCGCTACCGTTGCAAAGGAGGAGGCCACAATCTTGAAGACAGGTaactttctatttttttttgttcctagACCAACAGGGAAACGGACACAGAGCAATTAATTTACTACTTTATCCACTGTTTTCCTAAAGCTATCAACTCATTAGCTTTCTAATTTTGGTTTTGACAGTTTCTTAACGACTGACGCCATATTAATATTGGTATTTTCTGCTAGTAGACTTTCATTCAGCTTAATACGTTAAAATTTGGGCATGGAGATTCATTGTTGACCATTGGGAACAGTATGCGCGACTAAATAACCTACCATCAAAAGTTTGCTTTCAGCAGACTCTGAAAGCTTAGAAAGTAAGTAAGTGGACCTTTTGAGCTTAAATTATAAGGTTACAGATCCGCACGTAACTGATTTCTAAGAACTGTTGCAGTACCTGAGATGAGCATGTCAAATTGATGGGCCAAAATAAGACTCtattaacatacatacatacatatttatggTCAAGTTTGTTTCTCTTCCATTCTCCAGCTATTGACTACAAGCCTCCTGAGTACAAGGAACGCGACTTTACCGAGGCGCCCAAGTTCACCACCTCTCTGAACGACAGAGCCACCACTGTCGGCTACAGCACCAAGCTGCTGTGCTCCGTCAGGGGATTCCCAAAAGTACAGTAACTTTTTCTGCATGCTCGACCAGTATCACATCTCTTCCATTTCCCCACTAAACTAACCGCTCCAGCAAAACATTAGCACCACAGCTGATTCTTGTCTTTAAACAACACCTCTGCTTGCATATAGTTTGTCTTCCAAACTGGATTTCCCAACAGCATAACTCATAAATCATTTGACTGTCACTTGACACACCACTAAGGCAGAATTTTCAAAACAACCCTGCTCACTGCTGACACAAGAATAATTCAATTAATATGACAAATATACTCA encodes the following:
- the mybphb gene encoding myosin binding protein Hb, with protein sequence MPSKPAPIKKAAKKEPAKKEEEIAPEAAPAEAAPAEAAPAPAEGEAAPTEAAAPAEGEAPAAPPAEEPTPPPADAEAPAPEEPKAPTPPPPPPKEPTSAPVDLFVEDKNDTSVTIIWSQPEVVGDSGLDGYLIEVCKDGTEDWKAVNEDLQKSCRYVIKNQTTGDRLKIRVVAVNAGGRSPPVALPEAVLVKEVANRPKVRLPRFLRQRYVAHVGEKINLSIPFTGKPKPVVSWTKNGQPLDTKRVNIRSTDRDSILFIRTSEREDSGVYEMCVKVEDFEDKASLILQIVELPGPPASVKIVDTWGFNVALEWTAPKDNGNTEITGYTVQKADKKTGDWFTVLEHYHRLNATISDLIMGNVYKFRVFAENKVGVSESATVAKEEATILKTAIDYKPPEYKERDFTEAPKFTTSLNDRATTVGYSTKLLCSVRGFPKPKVIWMKNQMIIGDDPKYRQVCVQGICTLEIRKPGNFDGGVYSCKAKNTLGEATVSCKLEVKQPVVPDAGKK